A genomic stretch from Salvelinus namaycush isolate Seneca chromosome 25, SaNama_1.0, whole genome shotgun sequence includes:
- the LOC120019948 gene encoding collagen alpha-4(IV) chain-like: protein MSPFACWVTFCSLPIWWIVLLHISEQRVNAGETLGTCDGRDCSVCSCLPAKGARGAPGKLGKQGPQGPDGIRGSAGPHGEKGRRGFEGPPGLDGKKGERVSVWV from the exons ATGAGTCCCTTCGCTTGCTGGGTGACCTTCTGTTCTCTGCCTATCTG GTGGATCGTCCTGCTGCACATCTCTGAACAGAGGGTCAATGCT GGAGAGACGCTGGGCACGTGTGACGGCAGAGACTGCTCAGTGTGCAGCTGTCTCCCCGCCAAGGGAGCCCGG GGGGCCCCAGGGAAGCTGGGGAAGCAGGGGCCACAGGGCCCAGATGGCATCAGGGGCTCCGCAGGGCCTCacggagagaaggggaggaggggctTCGAGGGACCACCTGGGCTGGATGGAAAAAAAGGGGAAAGGGTGAGTGTCTGGGTGTGA